A region of the Stutzerimonas stutzeri genome:
GGTGATCGCCACGGCGACGATCAGCGGCCACTTGGAGTTCATCAGCCCCATCAGCAGAAAGCCCACGGAGATGCCGAGCATGTAGGCCAGCATCACGAAGCGGCGGTTGCCAAAGCGGTCGGAGACCAGGCCACCCATGGGGCGGGCCACCAGGTTCACGAAAGCGAAGGAGGCCGCAATGATGCCGGCGGTGGTCGGAGTCAGGCCCCAGGTCTGCTCGAAGAACATCGGCAGCATCGATACCACCGCCAGCTCCGCACCGAAGTTGGCGAAGTAGGTGGAGTTCAGTGCAGCCACGGTGTTGAAGGGATACTTGTCGTCTTCCGGCACGCCCTTCTTCAGGATCGGCACGTTGACGCGCAGGATCTGCACTACCTGGAACACCACCACCAGCACGATCGCCGCGTAGCAGATCATCGCGCCGGTGGAGCCCAGGTAGCCCAGGCCCTCGATGCGCCAGACCAGAATGCCCAGCACGCCGACCATGGGGATGGTCCAGGCGATCAACTTGAACATGTCGGCCCAGGTGCTCACTTCCAGCGCGCTGGCCTTGTGCGGCTTGCGGTGGATGGTGCCGGCCGGGCCGTCGGTGAGGGCGAACCAGTAGTACACACCGTACAGCGCCATGATGATCGCCGAGCTGGCGATCGCCCAGCGCCAGCCTTCAGGACCGCCGAAGGCATGGATGGCGATGGCCGGAAGGCTCATGGCGGCAGCGGCGGAACCGAAGTTGCCCCAGCCGGCGTAGAAGCCCTCGGCGAAACCGATGTCCTTGGGCTTGAACCACATGGCAGTCATATGAATGCCGACCACGAAGCTGGCGCCGATGGAGCTGAGGATCAGGCGCGACACCAGCAGCTGGGTGCGGCTGTCACCGAAGGCGAAGAACAGCGCCGGCGCAGCCATCACCACCAACAGCACCGAGAAGACCCGACGCGGCCCCCAGTGGTCGAGGGCCATGCCGACCAGAATCCGCGCGGGAATGGTCAGCGCCACGTTGGCGATGGCGAACAGCTTGAGGTCCTCGGGCGTCAGCCAGTTCACGCTTTTCAGCATGCTCGAGGCCAGCGGCGCCATGCCGAACCAGACGAAGAAACAGATGTAGAAGGCAATCCAGGTCAGATGCAGGGCTCTGACTTCGGGGCGCTTCCATTCGAACAGCGTAGAAACTCTCATGTTGAGCTCCTCACTCAGGGGCAGGCTTGAATCAGGACCGGGCAAGGCGCCCGGCGGGCCAGGAAAGCGCTCACGCTGCCGAAGGTCATGTAGTCGAGCTCGTCGACCAAGAGATTCAGCGAGCGGGAAATGAAGCCGCCGTCCGGTTCGTTTGAATGCCGCGCAATCACCAGCAAGTCGGGCTTCTTGTGCTCGGCAGCTTTGAGAATCATCTTGCGGGCGTCGCCTTCGGCGAGGATCACGTCGGCGTCCAGGCCGAAGGCGCTGACCTTGTCAGCCGCCTCCTGCAGGAAACCGCGGAACTCGTTGCGCTCGCGCTCGTAGAGCTCGACGGCCGAATCGCTGGTGTCGCGGGTCTCTTCCACCACCCCGACGAGCATGATCAGCGGCTTGAGCGGGCCGAACATGTCGAGGGTGGCGTCCAGGGCTTTCCTGGCATTACGCGAGTTGTCGTAGGCAATCATGATCTTCATGGCGGCACTCCAGACTCAGGGGTTCTTCACGTAGGCATTGGGGCGCAGGTAGAACCACCAGTTGAGGATCAGGCACAGCGCGCAGAAGACCGCGAAACCGTACATGGCCACTTCGGGAGTACCGGCCTTGACCTGTTCGCCGATCACGATCGGGGCGACGAAGGAGCCGTAGGCGGCAACGGCCGAGGTCCAGCCGAGTACCGGGCCGGCCTTTTCGCGGTCGTAAATCACGCCGATGGTGCGGAAGGTGGAACCGTTGCCGATGCCGCTGGCAGCGAACAGCACCAGGAACAGCACCAGGAAGAGGAAGAAGAACTCTTCAGGCTGGGTCGAGCCGTAGGCTTGCTGCATGACATAGCCGGCCGCGACCGAGGCGATCACCATCACCACCGAGACGATCTGAGTGACGATGGAGCCTCCGACCTTGTCGGAAATCCAGCCGCCCAGCGGACGAATCAGGGCGCCGATGAACGGGCCGATCCAGGCGTAAGTCAGGGCGCTAGGCGCATTCGGATTGACGACGCGGGTGACGGTGCCGTCCGCGGCCACTTCGTTCATGAAGCCGAAGATCACGGTGATCGACAGCGGCAGCGCCATCGAGAAGCCGATGAAGGAGCCGAACGTCAGGATGTAAAGGATGCTCATCGACCAGGTGTGCTTGTCGCGGAAGATCGCGAACTGACGCTTGATGTTCGGGCTGATGCTGCCTGGCAGCATGCGCAGCATGCCGAGGGTCAGGCCGATGGTGAGCAGCATTACTCCCCACATGTTCAGCACGCCAAGGCCTACAGGTGCCGGCAGGTAGAGGTACAGGCCAACCGCAGCGGCAGCGAAGGCCACGGCGTAGAGGCCAATAATCTTGCCGAAAGCGTTCAGCGGATAACCCGGTGTCGGCGAAATCACCAGCAGGTTGTTCATGCCCTTCCAGCCAGCGAAGGCCAGCGGAATCAGGAACAACAGCCACACCCAACCGGCGTTCTGAATCCAGGTTTCAGTACCGGCGGGGATCTTGCCAATCAGCGTACCGCTGTCCTTGAGCAGCTCCATCGGCGCACCGGCGAAGACTCCGAACACGCCGGCGGTCATCACCAGCGGAATCAGTATCTGCATGGTGGTAACGCCGAAGTTGCCCAGGCCGGCGTTCAGACCTAGAGCCAGGCCCTGCTGATTCTTCGGAAAGAAGGTGCTGATGTTGCTCATGGAGCAGGCGAAGTTGCCGCCGCCGATGCCGGAGAGGAAAGCCAGCAGCTGGAACACCCACAGCGGCGTGTCCTGACTCTGCAGCGCGATGCCCGCACCGGCAGCCGGAATCATCAGCAGCGCGGTGGTCAGGAAGATGGTGTTGCGTCCGCCGGCGATGCGGATCATGAAAGACGCCGGGATGCGCAGGGTGGCACCGGTAAGGCCGGCGATGGCGGTCAGGGTGAACAGCTCTGCGGGCTCGAAGGGAAACCCCAGGTTGAGCATCTGTACCGTGACGATGCCCCACATCAGCCAGATGGCGAAACCCATAAGCAGACTCGGGATGGAAATCCAGAGGTTGCGATTGGCGATCCGCTTGCCGGTGGTGTCCCAGAACTTCTGGTCCTCCACGTCCCACTTTTCGATATTGCTCATGGTCGATCCTCTTGGCGCCAAGACCCTGCTTGCATAGGCAGCGGGATCAGGAATGGCTCGCACGCTAAGCGGGAGGGATCGATCCGAATTTGACTCAGGTCAATACACGGCTAGTGGCATTTTGCTTGACAACACATTTCTACCTCCTACGAGGTATCTCGCATACACCAAATAAAATCCTTAAATATCAGCTAGTTAAAAGAAATAACACGGTCCCCTTTCACCTCTTCAAACTGACTCAAATGCATTGTGAGTACACCCCCGGCCATGGCCAGCGCTTGCCACAAAGCGCAGAATGAGGCACCGCCCGACCGACGATTCGACCATGCCCCTTTCCGAAAGCGAGCAGCTCTCAACCCGCCATTCGATCGTGTTCAACACGTTGGTGGCCTTCGTGGTGATCATCGGTTTTTCGCTGGTCAGCATGCTAGCCAGCCTGTACCTGGCGGACGCCCTGGAAGGCGATGCCGAGGCCATCAATCAGGCCGGAAGCCTGCGTATGCAGGCCTACCGACTGGCCTTCACCGCCGAACACGGTCCGCACGAACTATTTGAAGAGCGCATAGAAATGCTGGAACGCACCCTGCGTTCGTCTTCCCTGCGCTCGGCGCTACATCGGCATGGCTCGACCGAGTTGCCCGCGCTACATGCCGGCGTGTTGCAGCACTGGGTGGAACGCATGCGGCCACTGCTCGACGCGCAACCCGCGCAGGTCGACGACTACCGTCGAGAGGCACCGGAGTTCGTCAGTGAGCTGGACGCCTTCGTGCGCACCCTGCAGGAGGCATCCGAGGGCAAGCTTGGCGTCATCCGCGCGCTGCAGGCCGGCACGCTATTCGTCATCGTGCTGATCGCCTTCGTGCTGATCTATGGGTTGCACAACAACCTGGCGTCGCCGCTGCGTAGCCTGACCAAGATGGCCCGCGACATTGGCAAGGGGGACTTCAGCGGCCAGGTGCAGATCCCCGGCGACACAGAGCTCAGTCTGCTGGCACGCACGTTGAACCAGATGAGCCAGGAACTGGCTGGTCTTTACGCGGAAATGGAGCAAAAGGTCGATGACAAGACGGCCGCACTGACTCGCAGCAACGCCACCCTGCAACTGCTATTCAACAGTGCACGGATGCTCTACAGCCAGCCGGACGATCCCTCGCAGATGATGGGCTCGCTACTGGCCAAGGTGCAGCAGATCCTTGGCACCGGGCCGATCTCGCTGTGTCTGAATCGCTCGGCGGAGGCCGGCAGCCACACCGCAATGACCTCGCGCGATCTGCAACCGCCGGAGTACTGCAAGCTGCCGCAGTGCGACGTTTGCCCGGTCAACCAGACCGGTCGGCTGCCCAGCGGCGAGGAGCTGATGACCTTCGAGCTGCGCTCCGGCCAGGACGATCTGGGCTCGCTACGCGTCGCCCATCCGGCAGGCGAGCCGCTGGAATCCTGGCAGACGCTGCTACTGACGACCCTGGCCGACCTCTTCGCCGCTTCGCTGAGCCTGGCACAGCTGGGCCAGAAGCAGGCGCGCCTGGCGCTGATGGAGGAGCGTGCGGTGATTGCTCGCGAACTGCATGATTCCCTCGCCCAGGCGCTGTCCGCACAGAAGCTGCAACTGGCGCGCCTCAAGCGCCTGATGCAGAAGGAAAGCAGCCAGGCGCAGCTGGACGACAGCGTGCAGCAGATCGATCAGGGCCTGAACGCGGCCTACCGACAGCTGCGCGAACTGCTGACCACCTTCCGCATCAAGGTCAACGAACCAGGACTCAAACCGGCCCTGCAGGCGACGATAGAGGAATTCAGTGCCAACTCTGGCCTGCAGATCGAGAACGACTACCACCTCGATCATTGCCCGCTGACGCCAAACGAGGAAGTGCACTGCCTGCAGATCATCCGTGAAGCCCTCAGCAACGTGGTCAAGCATGCGGAAGCGAACCACTGCTGGTTGAGCCTGACGCAGGACAGCATCGGCACCATCCACGTAAGGATCGACGATGACGGCATCGGCATCCGGCCTGAAGAACAGCGCGCCGGCCACTACGGCCTGATCATCCTGCAAGAACGCGCCAGCAGCCTGAACGGCAATATCAGCATTGGCCTGCGCCCCGCTGGCGGCACTCAGGTGCACCTGAGATTTCCCCCCGCCTATCGACACATTCCCCTGAAACAGGAGCCTGTCACGCATGAACGAAGGGACAACCACACGAATCCTGCTGGTCGACGACCATCCCATGATGCGTCGGGGTCTGCGTGACCTGCTGGATCTGGAAGACGATCTGGAAATGGTCGGCGAAGCGGGCAACGGCGAAGACGCCATCCGGCTGGCACTGCAGATCGAGCCTGACCTGATCCTGATGGATCTCAACATGCCAGGCATTGATGGCCTGGAAACCACCCGACGCATGCGCGACGCGGACATCGATGCCCGCATCATCATGTTCACCGTTTCCGACGAGCAGAGCCATGTGCTCGAGGCGCTGCGCAACGGCGCCGATGGCTACCTGCTCAAGGACATGGACGCCGAACAGCTGATCGAGCAGATCCGCATCGCCGCCACGGGACGCATGGCACTCAGCCCCGAGCTTACCCAGGTACTCGCCGAGGCCATCCGGGTGCGCCCGAAACCTTCCGGCCAGGTGCAGTTTTCCAACCTGACCAAGCGCGAAAAGGAGGTCCTGCGGCTGATCGCCAAGGGCCAGAGCAACAAGATGATCGCGCGCAAGCTGGGCATCACCGAAGGTACCGTCAAGGTCCACGTGAAGAACCTGCTGCACAAGCTGGGGTTGCGATCGCGGGTCGAGGCGGCGGTCTGGGTGCTGGAAAACGAAGCGAAGGGCTGACGGAGAACGACTCGGCTGCGCCAGCGATTCTGTGCGCAATCGCTCAACCCGGAACACTGCTTCGAAGACCTTGACAATCATCAATGCCATCGCTGCGAAGCGCTCTATCGTCTCGACCTCGCCGAGCTGACCGAGCGGTCAGCATCGCGCCCGCCCGGACGTAAGGAGCGCCCCATGTTCAAGATTCTGCTACCCACTTCACTGCTGCTTGCCCTGTTGGCCACCAGTCTTCCCGGCCAGGCCGCGATCAGCGATGCCGAAGCGGTCAACCGTGCCGGCATGCAGCGCATGCTCAGCCAGCGCATCGCCAAGAGCTACCTGATGATCGGCACCGACACTCGGGTCGACCTCGCCGCCAGCCAACTCGGCAGCAGCATTGCCAGTGTCGAGGAAAATGCCCAGCTGCTCGATGAATACGCCCCCAACGACGGCATCCGTAAGGCACTGAGCGAGGCCACGCAAACCTGGAACCAGTATCGCCAGGTAGCGCTCACGCGGCCGGATCGCGAACAGTCCGCCGAACTACTGCGCCTGGCCGAGCGCTTTCTCGGGCAAAGCGAGGCTCTGGTGCAGGAAATCGAGCGTCATAGCGGCAATCAGGCTGCCCGCCTGGTCAACCGCAGCGGGCGCCAGCGCATGCTCAGCCAGCGCATTGCCATGCTTTACCTGGCCATGACCTGGAAGCTACCGGAGCAGCGCCTACGCGGCGACTTCGACGCGGCGGTAGCAGAGTTCGAACGCGGCCTGGATGAACTGAACAAGGCCCCGCAGAACACTGAGCAGATCAACCGCCAGCTCGATCAGATCGGCGCACAATGGCGTTTCGCCCGTGCCGGTTTCAGCCTGGCAGACGACGCGCGCTTCGTGCCGACGGTGATCGTTACTACCAGTGATTCGCTGCTGCGCAAGATCGAACAGCTGACGATGGACTATGAGCGCCTGGCCGGAAGCAGCCGCTGAGGTCCTACCTCTCTGCCCAGAAAGAGGTATGGTTTGGCGGCGCGGTGCAACCTAGCATGCCCCTATCAAAAGGAAGGGGATGGCCATGCTGACAGGCTCTGCAGTGCTCAATACGTTGCGCCGTCATCATCTATTCAGCGGGTTGGCCGAAGCCGCCCTGCAGGACATAGCCGCGCATACCACGGTCAAGCGTCTGCCGGCTGGCTGTACGCTGTTCCACCAAGGCGACGCTGCTGAGCACTTTCACGTGCTGATCAACGGCCAGGTCAAGCTGCACCGGGTCACCTGTGATGGTCAGGAGAAGGTCATCGAGGTGGTCCGCCCCGGTGAAGCCTTCGCCGAAGCGATGCTGTTCAACAAGCTTCCCGAACATCCGCTGAGCGCCACCACTCTCAAGGAAAGCCTGGTGCTCAATGTGCAGAACAGCCACTACCTGCGCTTGCTCGAAACCCAGCCACAATTGTGCATGCAGCTGCTCAGCAGCCTTAGCGCACGGCTGAACCAACGGCTGCATCAGATCGACAGTCTGACCTCGTCGAATGTCAGCCAACGGGTGGTGCGCTACCTCTTTCAGGAGCTGCAGGCAGCACGCAGCGGCGTAATCGATCTGGACATGCCCAAGCGGCTGATTGCCTCGCAACTGGGTATTCAGCCGGAAACGCTGTCTCGCATCCTGCACCGCCTGACCGACGCCGGACTGATCGCCGTCCAGCGCCGGCGCATCGAAATTCTCGACCACCTGAGTCTCTCGGCTTACCTCGACGCTGCGGCCTGACCACCGTCAAGCGTTCGGATCGCCGCGACGAAATGGCTGTGGTGCAACCTCCGCTGGCGCGGGTTCGATTGGCGGCGGCACATCGCCGAGCTTGAAGGGTTTCGGTGGCTCGCTGGCCAGCCTTCGGGCGGCAGGCGCAATGCGCTCCGGTTCAGGCTCCGGGCGCTCGCGAACGAAATACCAGGCCGCCCCAGCGAGCGCGGCAGCCAGCACGCGATAGAACAGCGAGGCCAGGTCGAAGCCGACCAGCTCGCCGCCGTCCAGCCAGAGCGATACCAGTCTGCCCAGCACCAGCGCCGACATGGTAATCATCAGCATCATCAGCGCCGGGCGGGCTCGCTCGGGCGCACGCGCAGCCCAGATCAGGAACAACGCCAAGCCAAGTTGCAGGCCACCGTAGTAGACCCGCATGTGACTGACAGACGCGCCCTCCATCAACAGCATGCCGTTCAGATTGGCCATCTCGTAGGGACGCAGCCAGTAGGCCAAGCTCAGGCTGGCCATAACCAGCGCCTGCACAAGCAGAACGAAACGGGCAAAACGCATCGAAAACTCTCCTGATGAACGACTCGCTATACCGGTTGGCATGGGACTGTCATGTGACCGGTTTGTTCGGCGTTGGTTGACGCGACCGACCGTCTAAAAACCGCCGCCATTGAGACGTTCGCATAACGACCGTGCCTTGGGCATGGCTGCAAGCCGGCGTATTCTGGAGCTCTCGCCTGTCGGAGATTGTTATGCGCCGCCTTCTACTTCTTCCATTTCTTCTCGTTGGCCTCGCTCAGGCTGCCGACCCCATCGCCATCGACGTCTATCGCGATCCCAACTGCGGGTGCTGCGAGGAGTGGATCGACCATCTGGAAGACAACGGTTTTGCAGTGACCGATCACGTGGTCAATGACATGACCTCGGTGAAGATGGAGCACGGCGTGCCGCACCGTCTCGGCTCGTGCCATACCGGTGTGATCGACGAAAAATTCGTCGAAGGCCACGTCCCGGCCGCGGACATACTCAAGCTGCGCGCCCGCCCCGATCTGATCGGCGCCGCCGTGCCTGGCATGCCGATCGGCTCGCCAGGCATGGAAATGGGTGAGCACAAAGACGCCTTCAAGGTCATCGGCATCAATAAGGATGGCAAGGAAAGCGTACTTACCGAATACCCGGGCGACTGATCAATCGCCTCATCACGAACGCATGCGTCCCTCGCTGCAGCTTTTTCGTGTGCAACGGGTCTTAACGGGAGGCGGTCGCCGCTTCGGTGCTGCTACAACTCAATCCTGTTAACCGTTCAAAGGGGCTCCTCATGCGCTGGAATCGTGGCCGACGCAGCGACAACGTAGTGGACGCCAGGGGCCGCAGCGGCATGCGCCTCGGTGGCGGCCTGGGACTGGGCGGCATCGCCATCGTCGTGATCATTGGCCTGCTTTCCGGCCAGGACCCAATGCAGATTCTCGGCCAGCTGGCCAACCAGAGCGGGCCTGCCGTCTCCCAGCAAGGGCAGCGTCCAGCAGGCGACGATCCGCAGGTCGAGTTCGTGCGTGCCGTACTCGGTGATACCGAAGACACTTGGCGCGCCCTGTTCCAACGGAACGGCGGGCAGTACCGCGATCCGACGCTGGTGCTGTTTCGCGGCGGCGTGAACTCGGCCTGCGGCTTCGCCAGTTCCGCAGTGGGCCCGTTCTACTGCCCTGGGGATCAGCAGGTCTATCTCGACCTGCAGTTCTTCGACGAGATGGCCCAGCGCTTCTCCGCCAGTGGCGATTTTGCACAGGCCTATGTCATTGCCCATGAGGTCGGCCACCACGTACAGACCCTGCTCGGCGTTTCACAGCAGATGCACGCTGCCCGCCAGCGCGGTGCGAAGATGGAGGGCGACAACGGCCTGCTGGTTCGCCAGGAACTGCAGGCCGACTGCTTCGCCGGTGTCTGGGCATACCACGCGCAGCAGCGGCATGACTGGCTGGAAGAAGGTGATCTGGAAGATGCGCTGAACGCAGCCAATGCCATCGGCGACGACAACCTGCAAAAGCGCAGCCAGGGCCACGTGGTCCCAGACGCCTTCACCCACGGCACGTCCGCACAGCGGGTGCGCTGGTTCCGCGACGGCTTCGAGCATGGCGACCCGGCGCGCTGCGACACCTTCAAGGCAGCACGGCTATAAGCAGTAACATCGGTGGGCTAAAGCCCACCCTACCCGCCGAAGCCAGCGCTTTATGACCAAGGGCACTCACGATGTATAGGGTTTGGTTGCGCAGCTTCGTATAAGCCGTCTCAGCCCACGGGCCTGCGGGATTTCGTAGGGTGGGCTTCAACCCACCAACCGCACCACCAACGGCATCGGCGGGCTAAAGCCCACCCTACCTGCCTTCTAATGCACGGGTTGCTGGAGCCCGCAATAGGTGGCAGCACCGTAAGCAGATGCTGCTTTTCCATCCCGCTATCGAGCCGGCGTCAAGCCAAGAGCTCGTGCAGCACCCGACAATCGCGCGCGTACAGGTCGGTCAGCTCCGGCCACTCATTGTGCGGCATGTTGACCAGCACCCCGCGCGCGCCGGCAGCTCTGGCGCACTCCAGGTCGAAGCGGTAATCGCCAACCATCAGCATCGCCGATGGTGCCACGCCCCAACGCTCGGCTAGCTGCAGCAGGCCGCCCGGGTGAGGTTTGGGCGGCGCTTCGTCGCGACCAAGGATGTCCTCGGGAAGAAAACAGTCGCCCATGCCGACCGCTTCCAGCGTGACCTTGGCCAGCTCGTGGGCATTGCGGGTCAGGACGCCGAGACGGCAACCGCGATCACGTAGTGCATGCAACAGCTCGCGAGCACCGTCTGCCGGCTGCGCCGCATAGGCCAGCTCACGCTCATGCTCGAGCAGCCAGGCGTGCTTCGCGGCCGCCTGCTCCGCCGGCAACGCCGCCAGGTGATGCAGGATGTCATCCTCTTCGGGGATCTCCAGTGCACGGCGGATGGCGGCAAAGTCATGCACGGCAATGGTCAGGGTGCCGTCCATATCGAATACCCAGTGACGGACGTCGGCGACTCTCACATCCAGTCCTCGCGCACGCG
Encoded here:
- a CDS encoding MFS transporter — protein: MRVSTLFEWKRPEVRALHLTWIAFYICFFVWFGMAPLASSMLKSVNWLTPEDLKLFAIANVALTIPARILVGMALDHWGPRRVFSVLLVVMAAPALFFAFGDSRTQLLVSRLILSSIGASFVVGIHMTAMWFKPKDIGFAEGFYAGWGNFGSAAAAMSLPAIAIHAFGGPEGWRWAIASSAIIMALYGVYYWFALTDGPAGTIHRKPHKASALEVSTWADMFKLIAWTIPMVGVLGILVWRIEGLGYLGSTGAMICYAAIVLVVVFQVVQILRVNVPILKKGVPEDDKYPFNTVAALNSTYFANFGAELAVVSMLPMFFEQTWGLTPTTAGIIAASFAFVNLVARPMGGLVSDRFGNRRFVMLAYMLGISVGFLLMGLMNSKWPLIVAVAITVLCSVFVQGAEGATFGIIPSIKRRVTGQISGMAGAYGNVGAVCYLTLYTFVTPSQFFMVIAAGAFVSFGLCLLWLKEPEGAFSDEYYVSSVDRELEARQKLAS
- a CDS encoding universal stress protein; the encoded protein is MKIMIAYDNSRNARKALDATLDMFGPLKPLIMLVGVVEETRDTSDSAVELYERERNEFRGFLQEAADKVSAFGLDADVILAEGDARKMILKAAEHKKPDLLVIARHSNEPDGGFISRSLNLLVDELDYMTFGSVSAFLARRAPCPVLIQACP
- a CDS encoding MFS transporter → MSNIEKWDVEDQKFWDTTGKRIANRNLWISIPSLLMGFAIWLMWGIVTVQMLNLGFPFEPAELFTLTAIAGLTGATLRIPASFMIRIAGGRNTIFLTTALLMIPAAGAGIALQSQDTPLWVFQLLAFLSGIGGGNFACSMSNISTFFPKNQQGLALGLNAGLGNFGVTTMQILIPLVMTAGVFGVFAGAPMELLKDSGTLIGKIPAGTETWIQNAGWVWLLFLIPLAFAGWKGMNNLLVISPTPGYPLNAFGKIIGLYAVAFAAAAVGLYLYLPAPVGLGVLNMWGVMLLTIGLTLGMLRMLPGSISPNIKRQFAIFRDKHTWSMSILYILTFGSFIGFSMALPLSITVIFGFMNEVAADGTVTRVVNPNAPSALTYAWIGPFIGALIRPLGGWISDKVGGSIVTQIVSVVMVIASVAAGYVMQQAYGSTQPEEFFFLFLVLFLVLFAASGIGNGSTFRTIGVIYDREKAGPVLGWTSAVAAYGSFVAPIVIGEQVKAGTPEVAMYGFAVFCALCLILNWWFYLRPNAYVKNP
- a CDS encoding histidine kinase translates to MPLSESEQLSTRHSIVFNTLVAFVVIIGFSLVSMLASLYLADALEGDAEAINQAGSLRMQAYRLAFTAEHGPHELFEERIEMLERTLRSSSLRSALHRHGSTELPALHAGVLQHWVERMRPLLDAQPAQVDDYRREAPEFVSELDAFVRTLQEASEGKLGVIRALQAGTLFVIVLIAFVLIYGLHNNLASPLRSLTKMARDIGKGDFSGQVQIPGDTELSLLARTLNQMSQELAGLYAEMEQKVDDKTAALTRSNATLQLLFNSARMLYSQPDDPSQMMGSLLAKVQQILGTGPISLCLNRSAEAGSHTAMTSRDLQPPEYCKLPQCDVCPVNQTGRLPSGEELMTFELRSGQDDLGSLRVAHPAGEPLESWQTLLLTTLADLFAASLSLAQLGQKQARLALMEERAVIARELHDSLAQALSAQKLQLARLKRLMQKESSQAQLDDSVQQIDQGLNAAYRQLRELLTTFRIKVNEPGLKPALQATIEEFSANSGLQIENDYHLDHCPLTPNEEVHCLQIIREALSNVVKHAEANHCWLSLTQDSIGTIHVRIDDDGIGIRPEEQRAGHYGLIILQERASSLNGNISIGLRPAGGTQVHLRFPPAYRHIPLKQEPVTHERRDNHTNPAGRRPSHDASGSA
- the narL gene encoding two-component system response regulator NarL, with translation MMRRGLRDLLDLEDDLEMVGEAGNGEDAIRLALQIEPDLILMDLNMPGIDGLETTRRMRDADIDARIIMFTVSDEQSHVLEALRNGADGYLLKDMDAEQLIEQIRIAATGRMALSPELTQVLAEAIRVRPKPSGQVQFSNLTKREKEVLRLIAKGQSNKMIARKLGITEGTVKVHVKNLLHKLGLRSRVEAAVWVLENEAKG
- a CDS encoding type IV pili methyl-accepting chemotaxis transducer N-terminal domain-containing protein — its product is MFKILLPTSLLLALLATSLPGQAAISDAEAVNRAGMQRMLSQRIAKSYLMIGTDTRVDLAASQLGSSIASVEENAQLLDEYAPNDGIRKALSEATQTWNQYRQVALTRPDREQSAELLRLAERFLGQSEALVQEIERHSGNQAARLVNRSGRQRMLSQRIAMLYLAMTWKLPEQRLRGDFDAAVAEFERGLDELNKAPQNTEQINRQLDQIGAQWRFARAGFSLADDARFVPTVIVTTSDSLLRKIEQLTMDYERLAGSSR
- a CDS encoding Crp/Fnr family transcriptional regulator, with protein sequence MAMLTGSAVLNTLRRHHLFSGLAEAALQDIAAHTTVKRLPAGCTLFHQGDAAEHFHVLINGQVKLHRVTCDGQEKVIEVVRPGEAFAEAMLFNKLPEHPLSATTLKESLVLNVQNSHYLRLLETQPQLCMQLLSSLSARLNQRLHQIDSLTSSNVSQRVVRYLFQELQAARSGVIDLDMPKRLIASQLGIQPETLSRILHRLTDAGLIAVQRRRIEILDHLSLSAYLDAAA
- a CDS encoding DUF4345 domain-containing protein produces the protein MRFARFVLLVQALVMASLSLAYWLRPYEMANLNGMLLMEGASVSHMRVYYGGLQLGLALFLIWAARAPERARPALMMLMITMSALVLGRLVSLWLDGGELVGFDLASLFYRVLAAALAGAAWYFVRERPEPEPERIAPAARRLASEPPKPFKLGDVPPPIEPAPAEVAPQPFRRGDPNA
- a CDS encoding DUF411 domain-containing protein encodes the protein MRRLLLLPFLLVGLAQAADPIAIDVYRDPNCGCCEEWIDHLEDNGFAVTDHVVNDMTSVKMEHGVPHRLGSCHTGVIDEKFVEGHVPAADILKLRARPDLIGAAVPGMPIGSPGMEMGEHKDAFKVIGINKDGKESVLTEYPGD
- a CDS encoding neutral zinc metallopeptidase; this translates as MRWNRGRRSDNVVDARGRSGMRLGGGLGLGGIAIVVIIGLLSGQDPMQILGQLANQSGPAVSQQGQRPAGDDPQVEFVRAVLGDTEDTWRALFQRNGGQYRDPTLVLFRGGVNSACGFASSAVGPFYCPGDQQVYLDLQFFDEMAQRFSASGDFAQAYVIAHEVGHHVQTLLGVSQQMHAARQRGAKMEGDNGLLVRQELQADCFAGVWAYHAQQRHDWLEEGDLEDALNAANAIGDDNLQKRSQGHVVPDAFTHGTSAQRVRWFRDGFEHGDPARCDTFKAARL
- a CDS encoding HAD family hydrolase, translating into MRVADVRHWVFDMDGTLTIAVHDFAAIRRALEIPEEDDILHHLAALPAEQAAAKHAWLLEHERELAYAAQPADGARELLHALRDRGCRLGVLTRNAHELAKVTLEAVGMGDCFLPEDILGRDEAPPKPHPGGLLQLAERWGVAPSAMLMVGDYRFDLECARAAGARGVLVNMPHNEWPELTDLYARDCRVLHELLA